Below is a window of Pagrus major chromosome 21, Pma_NU_1.0 DNA.
TGACATACTCCATAGGCTTAAAACATTACATGGACTTCCGGTTGGACATGGAGTGGTTAAAAACTCCCTGAAAACTAGAATAACTAGAGCTAGAAATCATACTGACTGTAATGTGACCGGGAAAAAGTTGGAATGGGAAGGAAAACTCAACTCACTCAGACTAAAAACACGGCGACAGACGAAATGGAGGAACCGCTAGCTAACCGTGAAATGGAGGGAGATGGCGGCCATGAGACAACACACCTCGCTGGAAGTGAGGCGGAAATGGGCTCGGATCTAGAAATTATCAGCAAGGAGATACgggatttaaaaacagaaataaaagatgCCCTTCGCTCATTTGGAGAAACATTGAGGAGCGACGTGAAAAAAGACTTGGATGATTTCAAACAAGATATAAACCAACAACTTGCTAAGGTCGCCACTGAACAGCAGCTACAGAGTGGCAAGATCAATGCGGCTGAGTCGTGGATTGAAAAGCTGGAGCATTGGGCACAGGAGGCTAACAACGCTCTTAATATCTCACTGAGAGAACAAAAAGCTCTTCAGGATAAGTTAACCGACTTGGAGTCCAGATCGAGGAGAAATAACCTCCGTATCTACGGAGTTACAGAGGGAGAAGCAGCCAAGTTTGTTCAAGACCTGCTCAGACGTGAACTCAACCTGCCAGACGgttttaatttccaaattcAAAGAGCGCATCGGTCACTTGCAAAGAAGCCTGCAGACAGAGCCCAGCTGAGACCCATCATCGTGAACTTTCTGGAATTCACTACCAAAGAGAGAGTCCTGAGAGAGCTatggagaaagaaaatacaactgGGAAACAAAGTCCTGTCATTCGATCATGACTACGCGACAGACGTTGTTCAAAAGAGAAAGGAATATAATGCTGCTAAAAGAATCTTGAAGGAGAAAAGCGTCCGATTTCAGACGCCATTCACCAGGATGAGGATCCATTGGGAGACAGGATCTCGAACCTACAACAGCactgaggaggtgaaggaggaatTGGTGAAACGCGGACTCGCAGAGAGGACACCGACACCGACAACTGTGGCGGCTGACAGGCTGGAGCCACAGCTCCGCACAGCGATGGAGTGGCAGCGCAAGGAGGGATCCCAGCGGAGCTACACAACAGCAGCGGCACGAGCCAAGGAAAAGCTGCAAGAGTTCCGAAGATTCTTTGATTAAGAACAGAGAATATACAAAGAAGCAAAACCGGTAGGAATGTTCTGATATAGCCTGTGTTTTTAGTTGTCAGAATAATGGTTAACCTGCTATTCCTATGCTAAAAGAAAAGCGACAACCGGAGGTCTGGGTtacttaattttctttttcaaagttCTAACGTTGGACTCATTTAGAATGACTAAAACCCTCACTGTAGGTCCTGTCATTACTAAGTTAGGCCCCTCTTTATTTAAGAGGGTTTTCCCTAGATCCACCAATGGGATCAGATGGCATTAAACAATGCCCCCCAAAGATAGTGTCTATGCATACCCGAAAGGGACTTTAGTCCAGACCCTTTTTCTCTGTATCGTGAGAATAGAGAATTTGTGGGTAGGGTGagagccttttttttctccccttcagCCCTTGCCCCCCAAAAATGTTTGTGCACGTCACCTGGTATATCTTGTCACACATGAAGGTCTGGCCTCCCAGGATAAGCAGTGTGTGTCCTGCCTTACGTGGTCTAGCACAGGAACTTGTTACTATACCATCATTCTGAAGGATTTTCTTCTTACACTGCATGGCTTCTTCTACTATTGACCTGCAGAAAAGAGTTAAAACAATCAGAATACCaataaatacagaggcaaatgatgaataaataaagacattctGCCAGTTGAAATGGTTCCTGCACCTCCGAGCagaacacagtataaatacacagtacacattcacagtacacagtataaatacagactgcagcttgttcttcatgttcagctgtttgttaaacaggaaacagatgcagtgcagttttttttaaagtttttacatTAACCTaaagattccactggatacatgtctgttgtgttccgGCTGCagtacggttttgctccgtcatCCGGCAACTCCCAccggctgcgttttgagtccgccaCGGCGCAGCACTGctgaacagctggagttacaaGACTGAGGAGTTCCCgcaataattacataatcacgcacgaccgcagttataggtatgtgttataaacacaacaacacgaagtgttcccaactgaaggattagaagaagcgcttgtatttgtctctttgagtgttttattttgaaaattaaccggatgttgttttggtgtgtgacttcctgtctggtcTGCGCTGAATTTAGCCAAAAATTAATAATAGGGATATCAGCAGGTTCATCACATCCTGCCATTTCCAATGTAAAATTGCGAGAATGAAACAGGAACTGAACCCACACAAACCGCAAAACTAGACAGCAAAGCAGATGCAGATCCAGCTGTTAGAGTTTCTCCGGAGATCAGCCTTTGAATAAAAGTGATCATCCAGCAACTGTCTGCTGTCCGCTTTAAATTTATTTAAACTGGTAAAAAGCACAGACAGGAGGTTAAATAATACAGTCAGAATAATTGCAAAAGAAATATTATCTTTATTATCTTTCTTTTAACCTATCCGTAAATCAAGTTAATCACAGTCTAATTTCCAAGTGTAGGACTAAACTAGATTCCCTTTAAGTTTTTACTCATGTAAATGTCTTTACTGATTACACTGCAGACACGTTTGCTTTTAACACAGTTGTGATGTGTGGATCACAGTTATATCCATGGACACCGTGGAAAATCTGTGGATTTGGCGGTCCagggaaaaaacaagaaacactcATGGGTTGCTCGTGGGTAAAATAATACAGTCCcctccaaaactattggaacagcgaggccaattcctttatttttgctgtacactgaaaacatttgggtttgacatcaaaagatgaatatgagaTAAGAGATCAGCATTTCAGCTTTTAAttccaggtatttacatctagatctgttaCACAACTTACAAGATAGCATAATTTGTAAATGGAACACCAAATTTTTAGGTGAGCAAAAGTATAGGAACAGATAGACTAAAAATAGATTAGAGTGAATAATACTTAATATTTAGTTGCAAATCCTTTGTTTGCAATAACTGCATCAAGCCTGCGACCCACTGATATCACCAGACTTTTGCATTCTTCTTTTGTGATGCTTTTCCAGGCTTTCACCACAgcctctttcagttgttttttgtttcggGAGGTTTCTCCCTTCAGTCTCCTCTTTAGCAGGTAAAATGCATGCTCAATAGGGTTTAAGTCTGGAGATTGACTTGGCCAGTCTAAAACCTTCCACTTCTTTCCCCTGATGAACTCCTTGGTTGTTTTGGTAGTGTGTTTTGGGTTGTTGTCTTGCTGCATGATGAAGGATCTCCCGATCAGTTTGGTTCCATGTCTCTTTAAATTGGCAGTTCATTTTGCTACTGCCATCATGTGTTACATCATCAATGAAGATCAATGAGCCCGTCCCAGAAGAAGCCATGCAAGCCCAAGCcatgacatttgttttgtgtttccaaGTGTAGTTCAATCCGTTATAGAAATGTTATTCTTGTGTTTGTGGTACTTTAAAAACTCACAAGCATAATGTAGATGACAAAATCAGCCAAAACATTACATGTACCTCCCAtgtaaacactgctgcagaccaAGTACTCTCCCTCATGGTTACAGCATTACCTGATGGCAGTAGCCCCCTCCACAGGACCATGCACTCAGCCACACCACATAAACTGCTCAGGCTTGGTTGCAGGAATGTGACAGAAATTAAGTCTTTCATTGTGTTtctcaaaatggactctgaactgaactcagttccccagaattatccagtcttcacacctaggtgcaaagacTGCCCAAAGACACAgttttgagctactattggcGAGGGTGACAGGGGGGTCTGTCCAGACTGACCAGGTTATCAAAACTCCAGCCCCGTCTTTGTTCCCTTTCTTCTTCCATTGGCCGGCCTTGCCCCCTAGCTCTTCCTCCTGGGTCCCCTGCCCTCTGAAATCCTCTTCTCTTGGATCATACTGGgctcaacagctgctgagagctgccagctgcagttCCAGCAGGCCCACAGAACTTCTCTCTACAGCAGCAACGTAACATTACATTATGAAACCATGAATATTTGGTCTATTCATGGTTTCATGAGTGTTAATGTGATCTGCATAGTGTAGCGGTTTGACTGGCATGGACAAAGACCACCTCACCAACCTCTACTTTCTTAAAAACTCTGAAATCCTTCGACTTTTACTAGGTGTTAAGTTTAAGTTCATTATCAATTCGATTTTTGTAAATTCATGGTTAAGCATAATTTATGACACTGAATCAATGAATTTGCCATCTTTACCTTCTTCAAGGCTGGTGCTCCTGAGGCAATCTAATGCAAATTAgatcttattatttatggcAAAGCTATAAGGGGATATACTTGGTCTGCAGCAGTGTCTAGatcaggggtcagcaacctttacaatcaaaagagccatttttgcccccgtccctcaccaaaaaaatgtctggagccgcaaaacactctgcagtgggctacttatgcttacagtataagatacttgaactttgcatttccatttcaatgatgccatgttttggtgcatttatgaaatagaactaacctacaataaatagaaatagcgtagcaatacagaactatatatgcagacctacttaagtcctccctgtgtttgtgaaaatgtacaaaataaaaagtagcctcttttgataataaataaaacacatagtggcaggcagtaaaagtaaaaaaaggacagttaaaatttattttagtccatttcagtgtgagttaatccttcttttttatcctcggccacatacagcaatcaaccCCTGGGCTTGagcattaaacacaatgtgttaactcaagatcattcaattaatcacaacttgatagaacaaatacaattctgtgtgtaggctacatatagagtatatatatatatatacacatatatacacatatacacacatatatatgtgtgtgtatatatatatatatatatatatatatatatatatacacacacatacatatatatatatatatatatatatatatatatacacacacacacacatacatatacatatatatatatatacacacacatacatatatatatacacacacatacacacacatacatatatatatacacacacatacatatacatatatatatatacacacacatacatatacatatatatatatacacacacatacatatacatatatatatatatacacacacatacatatatatatatatacacacacatacatatatatatacacacacatacatatatatatatatatacacacacatacatatatatatatatatatatatatatatacacacacatacatatatatatatatacacacacatacatatatatatatatacacacacatacatatatatatatatacacacacatacatatatatatatatatatatacacacacatacatatatatatatacacacacatacatatatatatatatatatatacacacacatacatatatatatattatatatatatatacacacatatatatatatatatatatatatatatacacacatatatatactgtatatatatacatatatatatacatacatatatatatatacacatatatatatacacatacacatatatatatatacacatacacatatatatatatacacatacacatatatatatatacacacatatatatatatacacatatatatatatacacatatatatatatacatatatatacacatatatatacacatatatatacacatatatatatatatacatatatatacacacacatatatatatatatacacatagatatatacatatatatacatacatatatatatatacacatacatatatacatatatatatatacatatatatatatatacatatacatatatatacatatatatacatatatacacatatacatatatatacacatatacacatatacatatatatacatatacatatatacatatatacatatatatatatatatatacatatatatatatacatatatatatatatatatacatatatatatatatatatatatatatatacatatatacatacatatatatatacatatatacatacatatatatatacatatatacatacatatatatatacatatatacatacatatatatatacatacatacatacatacatatatacatacatacatacatatatatatatatatatatatatatatatatatacatacatacatacatacatacatacatatatatatatatatatatatatatacatatatacatatacacatcaATGTTATTATCTTTACCTGCCAATGGTGATGTTTTGGTTGATGAATGTACCGTATATACACAATACAAttattaataaacatttaatgtataactatatatttttaaacacagacagtacAAAGTGAAGAAATAGAACAGAATAGAGACAGAAACCAACTTCATGTCATAAGATCCCCAACACAGCCTACCTGCTCCTCTTGTCAGCCATAACCAGCTCTTCACAAGCTACAGCCTCTAGCAGACATTCAGATGGCAATAGAGCCAACCTGATTCCCCTCAGCAACTCTGGTAAATGGTGACGCCGACCCTCCAAGTCATTTCGAACCCACCGCATCACAGAGTTGAACACAACCTGCCACAAGGTAAAAGAATGATCAAACATGAAATGTTCAAAAAGAAACTTAACTGGTCTAGTTACTTTTGTTAGCAGTCCACCATTTGTTGTAATATAGCGGCTCTCAAACTGGGCACAGGCCCGCCTGGAAAACAAGGAATATTATTTCTATAGGGAAAGGAAAACATCAAGAGTTTGCTTTTGCACTGACCCTGATTTAACTTCTTTAAATATGAAGTGGGGGCTTTTTTTGGCTTCTGAATGTGGGCCACGCCAGAAAATGTTTGAGTACCATTGCTGTAACAGATGGATTTAAATTCATTTGGAAACACAAAAAATGGAAGCTTTAGAATTGGCAATTTTATGGAAAAAAGGAGGAACAAAAttaagagaggaaagagaggatcATTCACCTGTTCATCTTCTATCTCCAACTCATCGCTAAGAATCAGCTCCAGCAGTTTATCTTTGGACAGAATATAGAAATCCTCTGAATCTCTTACCTAaaagaacacacaaacacttccatTACATGCATCTCAATTAAACCTGTAGAACGTAATCAGCTACACTGAGTAGTCGTTACCGTCTCGTAGTGCAACAGACACATCCTCCAAGACAGTTCATATAGTCTTTTACACTGATGAGCATCTGACAACAGCATCATCCCAAGGCAGTTGGATGCATGCAGGTTTTTTTCTAAAAACTCTGCAGCTGCATCGCGGATGTCGTGAAACTGCAACATGTCACCCGCCTCTAACAACGACTCAGCATTCTCCTCATTTATGATGACTCGAGAGGAATAGGCGAAGTCCAGCAGAAGCTCCAAGACCTGAAGGAGAAGAGAATTATTTAGCCACTGACATTGTAGTATGTACATTTAACTGTATGACACAATGACTATTTCCAAGGCTTCTGCATGCCTTCTGCAGGTCTAGTAAGGCAGCATGGTGGCGCAGTGGTTAGCTCTGTTGcttcacagcaagaaggtcctcAGTTAGAGACCTggctggggcagggcctttctgtgcagagtttgcatgttctccccgtgtcTGCATGGGTTCTCTCTGGGTGCTCTGGCTTTGTCCCACAATCAAAGACATGCAAGTGAGGTTCATCCGTCACTCTAAATTGCCCGtaggtgtaaatgtgtgtgtaaatgattgtttgtccctatatgtcagccctgtgatgagcTGGCAACTTGTCAAGGGTGTACCCCGCCGCTCGACCAATGTCAACTGGGATCGGCTACAAGCAGTTGAATTAGATCAGTCACTTTAAATGGGGTGAATAAATAtgcaatcatttattttacatgatatatttttaaatcaattgacattactttgtgtCAAAAAAGCGCTATTATATTGGCcttgattccatttataaaagcaataaaaggggaaaacatccaagggggtgaatactttttataggtACAGGTTCTATTGTCGCTGAAACAAAGACCCAGCGGATTCTTCTACtagttgttttaattttttaacttGGGATGGACACTACTTTATGTTAAAAATGATCAGGCTTTCTTGCCAGTTTCCTGAGTAATtcaaaagagagggagagcaagagAAAGAAGACAGTGTGTGATAACAAGCTGAGAGCATTTACAAGGGAGGGAGTTAGCAGCAATGAGccaacaaagtaaataaacaggACTAAACTTTATTTGCTGATTGTTTCATGGCAGTTACGTTGTGTAGCACAAAACATAAACCATCACACACTCAGCAGCTCAACTGTGGAGACGGGTGCTCTGGAGTAAATCCACAAATATCATGTAAATTGTTACCAGATTTTTTTACTTGCCAAATATCAATATCATCCTTAAACATCTAGCAGGGATGGGGCCCTGGTGGCTTGGTGGGGAAGGCACTGACCATAAAATGCTACTGTTTAATGTCTGCCAGAGGACCTTTGTTACATGCCATTCTCTCCCCTCATTACCAATCATCATATAAAAATCAGGATTGTGACTCTTTGACTAAAGAGGATAAATGATTGTCGACACAGTGGAAAGTGGGGTTGTACAAACATTAATAGGCTAGAATGTCAAGACTACTTGAATCTCCCAACAATGTCAACCATATGCTTGGGAAAGTGGACATGGCTtggttttacaaaaaaaacaaacagttgaaAACAACTCTTTGAATATGCCTTCATTCAGCTTTCTGATGAAATTTAACATTACAGCACAAAGAATCTTAAATTTCAATTGAAAATTGTCTACGTAACAATAGCAGTACCTCAGGGTGTATACTGTCTCTGAAATTGACATCACTGTCAAGACTCTCTCGTAGCCCTCCACTAAACATTGCCTCGAAATAACGGCTACACGCTGCCAAGACAGCcctgccaaaaaacaaacacagtattTTGTCAGTGACAAAATGTCAAGTTTACAAGTCCAGACGCCATAAAGATATATGAGTGAAATGCACAAATGTTACCTGTGGCATGGGAAGGAGCGGTCCCCGGCccacagagtgacatcagtgaacaTGCATTGTTTCCTCATTGTGTTCAGGTGGGTCAGGACACTGTCAGGATGCGAAGGCTTGTGGAACAGTGAGATGTTCATAGAGCCTGTGCTGGTGCGGGATTTACGATTCTCATGAACAGTCACAGACATGGCAGCTTCGTTTGGCACCTCCGGGGAGTCACTTGGAACAATCTTCCCAATTATTCAATGAAAACATTGACAGATTATTAAACCTGGAAATTTCTTTCATGAAAAACCACAGACAGTT
It encodes the following:
- the LOC141016420 gene encoding kelch-like protein 25; this translates as MSVTVHENRKSRTSTGSMNISLFHKPSHPDSVLTHLNTMRKQCMFTDVTLWAGDRSFPCHRAVLAACSRYFEAMFSGGLRESLDSDVNFRDSIHPEVLELLLDFAYSSRVIINEENAESLLEAGDMLQFHDIRDAAAEFLEKNLHASNCLGMMLLSDAHQCKRLYELSWRMCLLHYETVRDSEDFYILSKDKLLELILSDELEIEDEQVVFNSVMRWVRNDLEGRRHHLPELLRGIRLALLPSECLLEAVACEELVMADKRSRSIVEEAMQCKKKILQNDGIVTSSCARPRKAGHTLLILGGQTFMCDKIYQVTCTNIFGGQGLKGRKKRLSPYPQILYSHDTEKKGLD